A section of the Candidatus Methylomirabilota bacterium genome encodes:
- a CDS encoding Spy/CpxP family protein refolding chaperone has product MTRIAITLVLVATLLGLGGLALADSVRPAFHEDAGRALGEVVEQFRSLGSQLERHLSGPGSRPYGEPPMSYPAERPVISFMLEHRSELGLTPEQQSRLEALRGEFTREQIRREAEIRIAEMDLAALLEQDLLDMGKVEAKIREAAKLRSDLRIERLKTLEQGKALLTPEQRGRLRSMLGPAGGPRRTADRPTRL; this is encoded by the coding sequence ATGACGCGTATCGCCATCACGCTCGTTCTCGTCGCGACCCTCCTCGGGCTCGGCGGTCTCGCCCTTGCCGACTCCGTCCGGCCCGCATTCCACGAAGACGCCGGGCGGGCCCTGGGGGAGGTCGTGGAGCAGTTCCGGAGCCTCGGGTCCCAGCTCGAGCGCCATCTCTCGGGGCCAGGATCGAGGCCATACGGGGAGCCGCCCATGTCGTACCCGGCCGAGCGGCCGGTGATCTCGTTCATGCTCGAGCACCGGAGCGAGCTCGGTCTGACGCCCGAGCAGCAGAGCCGGCTGGAGGCGCTGCGGGGCGAGTTCACCCGAGAGCAGATCCGCCGCGAGGCCGAGATCCGCATCGCCGAGATGGATCTGGCCGCCCTCCTGGAGCAGGATCTCCTGGACATGGGCAAGGTGGAGGCGAAGATCCGCGAGGCCGCCAAGCTCCGATCCGACTTGCGCATCGAGCGGCTCAAGACCCTCGAGCAGGGGAAGGCCCTCCTCACCCCGGAGCAGCGCGGCAGGCTGCGCAGCATGCTGGGACCCGCCGGCGGACCGCG